In a genomic window of Wyeomyia smithii strain HCP4-BCI-WySm-NY-G18 chromosome 1, ASM2978416v1, whole genome shotgun sequence:
- the LOC129723036 gene encoding uncharacterized protein LOC129723036: protein MSSVLLQEASTATATLELSNGNPGNPVVQSVCGEDTFYWQCSLESLAQKVIVGDTVAADAKNKKKQPSSSALEEEQHKDGKQQSSVGSSPCPVVATVPSTACDAAEVIDDNEQSEESCQASGTGDPETADAEEHQQQHDCNLFRLSCCCRPCLSYRETIIQLFVEDFEYNTLWERLQLLIKKFYDFIPEQDDSQLYSRYIQLMDKSSLKWLTDGRINTKKNIQISLGSNLPLSNEMTFILVFSMLYTRDPHQLFELLCLQLRSIVRAYSQGLQDLIIESSDGELQYNPTELLNYILDGYDKLCHSAKALSPLLFELQRGHLQQFSLTWCLINKRMYQRFVYLEVQKIIPECILKLKELLFDDEYKTMVYRFIQFDDEMNSTSQIWRDVWSLLHDYHKAKEDSARRKRISSAHSLLLAVKESEFNFSPEIQRQKERPIVEWLSLDDRNLVWHYVVHSLKNKWIACTNPRLTASIENIQCRKCNFALATHFVACECRTCFIAGGTCLGISKEQLYCAKCSFFKKLDRDYLDYIGDFFNKPLCEKQLHERKQLNGMATSSQSSSSSSSTTEIALPDLSEGQLPLRSEATSGAAVKDGSSSSAVATTVSMTMASIDNTSLYHISWAIFKHLPERTAYTWTTLEPKRFCIFQGEPCKINACRVAINIIAMLYPLNLSKFLIKSYHPLKEEERRKMAENWNIDVKNFMQRFCDDINKRWRTEVADRIHPLHFLDLLWESDDSESTLLSDMASAFAEWFLIDFQFPQRNVIYQYFTKFFLAKGTDIEFDMKCFESVSGSRLFNWSTPASPLRQMIADDMQSKLLGVNWSTILPEEALAAINGDDLTVASAKLEAVAPGSVLLATATTTVSSPTSAAMAAAVIEPIVKLCSDDGSICKDCKECFTDTVTKSEIFEKEIKKPLVEALKLAASNKILETELKTLQKEHSMLKDMVRDLEQIHEQKHSSVNQQCISDSSCSTNNHSGTNHGCNAASNNIKPTNTAKSIETTSSTVPKSTVANGGSGSHSTVPGGSASTSSVKSTVSSPAKAMLNQATNTPSKPPTLQQQAATKTNQLGMPSKATTVGANSSVVAANVTGKVNTKATSTQVVATAATGGTTLTPPVATPSTSTSGSNPHVIQSKEEHKKTCHRGGANGSEKGDGSCVCYYCTLFGQSVCLECNHNQRTNETRDRLRKKIKQLQSNKDNQQLKSLNLKNIKIPPGGLLKKINTNKSNSTNVVTNNNNGAANGSSATVPTITKESITSKVEAMRNSNQKMPSINPSVTGGLAAANAKIPMVSAPLSVAKGSLPGAKGAASGKDAVQHLSSQQQHQKSAANGVETLKNPPPPPMIEEKSLDDILRFIEGDDDDDKSSNNKKATKKVKQKQKKQELKKITELGELSQKFSEFHLEEQKAQKRLQFQQNLKKKDKKQLLEDIKAFEAKKVQLQTDISSLVSSIKDNNPEFNFKLDGSTDQSGESASVSKGKHEQQAVKQSKSVPSTVDKPQQMPAKLQQNINLLQQQKQRQQQQLIQQHQKSPQHPQQPQQQHSQDNVSIDSTRRMVTIKRTFLPHAEPQVTVTAKGPSPDKDQLLYTFINGQLVPPEPVTTSTSGKGNVSQTAGKKQQQQEIQNQLNRMKMKMAFNDAKQISDMIVKSQFTNDTDVWITERLLKLSLKEQSQQQQSMREIDELMQKIQQQQNGNADRKKNTEDIVLLTNRLSEKLAQIRSKAKSSVSEAQAKAASQMLQKIVQKLEVESTGASGTDSESSKKKKKKKKQDKVADELDEIDKIVAWLDELQVGTEQKKVDKKQPVEKALGKVLNRKLSKESISSSGSAQKAKDTKDLKAKTKPKPEEGKEQLKKEKEVLPKKSLPRKKSEVYIDPEFDNNAFKLLNLDDTESADEEDELQEVEAAQPVIKERPKSPLRPLTPPSPKIEVPKRPPTPPDPIQPVVVSSKKATKKKNEKLKELPKVQPATLIKDGKQIKNKENLAPPTVQSVSRNSRNNTGNATNVQQPNGKKPAAAVSVAVVQPPDKLGQDNPALSKRKKKLQQKQQEQQHSKGNTQPKQQKKQPQQPQTNSSNVRQIDKTIKTADRLVKSSNDRRSKVNIGADTTLELIGESVTTPPTQSTGRGSGLPTKIPNTFPPGDTSFGASIMDQLSRGIRVEGLQLPPGITLTRVDAAQAEAIKAKRESIKKICEPMQTVQSEPPVPPVSSQIMMGVPGGVVPGMLMMNPMMAQPNAPGKDAVIMVETHKLKSNSVGDNEKKPSKRNKRKNRNKNKQDASKDGQSRSEGGKNSKNNFVTLRNPMFQGAPQRGGAAPNDPTAAGARSTLGYDQPATIFKNDNGMFTIRNPALHQALSGGVPPSTSGFRPFNTNYLVENGIFPPTGATNAATANYFQQQQQHQQQQQQLAGNLMPTVASSNSNAFSAAVEPPRKYSSAIGSEMKNAQKQKQQHQQQQQHHPHPLHSSWQQLNGSVPSQTADSYNPLSLGPNPNPRCYSPFESLQYGLTGSQDYMNPQSPSAGFFPLSSPSTMSAIGSERSQARAHAAAVMSSTANNPSCRRLFGAPSGAPIGGSCANTHCCDDSSGSFYDGMGSGCSPSNHKYDDLSFLQNLQPGQRLNSEVTIHNINESKFLRQQGQNLTNDIEITRIPAPGTSVSSSGYSHPPQPQTLPHTLLMSPVGSTISSDATPAMSTVSSIAGGTPVGATNAAQAANLLALNDIETTLFLQKYHQQQLQLQQQLQQQMQQLQLQPLSRQQQQQLIGEYGENIFAPNQMVNLNELESEERDIESFKRFNYYFDPPKNKPKINLNVKDIVANNKKPGSGTACSSNHVASSGGSSSSSSISNDNNPGGVSIGEDIQPIRPQAPIGTPSQKGLHQQQSTPVSSVGTGVSTMLYPATSDSPASSASIFDGISSSMSSHAHSCDDLYNDLLTTTGNLSLNLNLNLTQLQQSNSDPIAYDSFGMGGGAPSLSSVGSSSTGGGGGAKPSTNELTQSIISN, encoded by the exons ATGTCTTCTGTCCTCCTGCAAGAAGCCTCAACAGCAACGGCGACGCTCGAACTGTCAAATGGGAATCCCGGAAATCCTGTTGTGCAGTCCGTCTGCGGCGAGGACACTTTCTACTGGCAGTGCTCACTAGAGTCACTTGCACAGAAGGTGATTGTTGGCGATACGGTTGCTGCTGATGCAAAGAATAAAAAGAAGCAGCCTTCGTCTTCAGCACTGGAGGAAGAACAACATAAGGATGGGAAGCAGCAGTCAAGTGTTGGCAGCAGTCCGTGTCCAGTGGTGGCCACCGTTCCAAGCACCGCTTGTGACGCAGCAGAGGTTATCGACGATAATGAGCAATCGGAAGAAAGCTGCCAAGCTAGTGGTACAGGCGACCCGGAAACCGCAGATGCTGAAGAACACCAGCAGCAGCATGACTGCAATCTCTTTCGGCTGAGCTGCTGCTGTAGACCCTGTCTTAGCTATCGGGAAACTATTATACAACTGTTTGTGGAGGATTTCGAATATAATACGTTATGGGAACGGTTGCAGTTACTGATAAAGAAGTTCTACGATTTCATACCGGA GCAAGATGACTCGCAATTGTATAGCCGTTATATTCAGCTTATGGACAAGTCGTCGCTCAAGTGGCTAACTGATGGACGGATCAACACGAAAAAGAACATACAGATTTCGTTGGGTTCCAATCTGCCGCTGTCGAACGAGATGACGTTTATTCTGGTGTTTAGCATGCTATACACGCGCGATCCGCATCAATTGTTTGAGTTGCTCTGCCTGCAGCTGCGATCGATTGTGCGGGCCTATAGTCAGGGTCTTCAGGATTTGATCATTGAGTCGAGCGATGGAGAGTTGCAATATAATCCCACGGAGCTGCTCAATT ATATTCTCGACGGTTATGATAAACTTTGCCATTCGGCAAAAGCGTTGTCCCCACTACTGTTTGAGTTGCAGCGAGGTCACTTGCAGCAGTTTTCACTGACATGGTGTTTGATCAATAAACGTATGTATCAACGGTTTGTCTATCTCGAGGTGCAAAAGATCATTCCTGAGTGCATACTGAAGCTGAAGGAGCTGCTTTTTGATGACGAATATAAAACTATGGTTTACCGCTTTATTCAATTTGACGACGAGATGAATTCCACCTCGCAAATTTGGCGTGATGTTTGGTCGTTGTTGCATGATTATCACAAGGCGAAGGAAGATTCGGCCCGGAGAAAACGGATCAGTTCAGCACACTCGTTGCTGCTAGCCGTAAAGGAGTCGGAGTTTAACTTTAGTCCGGAAATTCAACGGCAGAAGGAGCGGCCCATTGTTGAGTGGCTTTCACTGGATGATCGCAATCTGGTGTGGCATTATGTGGTTCACAGTTTAAAAAACAAGTGGATTGCCTGCACCAATCCGAGGTTGACTGCTTCCATTGAAAACATTCAGTGTAGAAAGTGTAATTTTGCACTAGCAACACATTTCGT GGCATGCGAATGTCGTACTTGTTTTATCGCCGGTGGCACTTGTCTGGGTATATCCAAGGAGCAGTTGTACTGCGCCAAGTGTTCTTTCTTTAAAAAGTTGGACCGTGACTATCTGGACTACATTGgtgatttttttaacaaaccTTTGTGCGAGAAACAATTGCATGAACGAAAGCAGCTCAACGGTATGGCTACTTCTTCACAGTCTTCGTCATCGTCAAGTTCGACAACGGAAATCGCTTTGCCAGATCTATCCGAGGGTCAACTCCCGTTGCGGTCGGAAGCAACATCTGGGGCTGCGGTAAAGGATGGATCCAGTTCGTCTGCCGTGGCCACCACTGTTTCGATGACCATGGCCTCAATAGATAACACTAGTCTTTATCATATTTCCTGGGCCATTTTCAAGCATTTGCCGGAACGGACTGCGTACACGTGGACGACCCTCGAACCTAAgagattttgcatttttcagggtgaaccatgcaaaattaaTGCATGCCGCGTAGCAATTAACATAATTGCAATGCTATATCCGCTGAATTTGTCGAAATTTCTCATAAAATCCTATCATCCATTAAAGGAAGAGGAACGCAGAAAGATGGCCGAGAATTGGAACATAgatgttaaaaattttatgcAGCGATTCTGCGACGACATCAACAAACGTTGGCGAACGGAAGTCGCCGATCGGATTCACCCATTGCATTTCCTCGATCTACTCTGGGAGTCCGATGATTCCGAATCGACACTACTCAGTGACATGGCATCGGCGTTTGCCGAATGGTTTCTCATTGATTTCCAATTTCCGCAGCGTAATGTAATCTATCAGTATTTCACCAAGTTCTTTTTGGCGAAAGGTACCGATATTGAGTTCGACATGAAGTGCTTTGAGAGTGTCAGTGGATCTCGATTGTTCAATTGGAGCACACCAGCATCTCCATTGCGGCAAATGATTGCTGACGATATGCAGAGTAAATTGTTGGGTGTTAACTGGAGTACGATTCTGCCAGAGGAGGCCTTAGCGGCTATAAATGGTGATGACTTGACGGTTGCATCGGCCAAGCTAGAGGCTGTTGCTCCGGGAAGTGTACTGTTGGCGACGGCAACCACGACTGTCTCTAGTCCAACTTCGGCGGCGATGGCTGCCGCTGTGATCGAGCCAATCGTAAAGCTTTGCTCCGACGACGGTTCCATCTGCAAGGACTGCAAGGAGTGTTTCACTGACACGGTTACCAAGTCGGAGATTTTCGAAAAGGAAATCAAAAAACCATTGGTTGAGGCACTCAAACTTGCAGCTAGTAATAA AATTCTTGAAACGGAGCTCAAGACACTGCAAAAGGAACACAGTATGTTAAAAGATATGGTGCGAGATTTGGAGCAAATTCATGAGCAGAAACATAGTTCCGTTAATCAGCAGTGTATAAGTGACAGCAGTTGTAGTACCAATAATCACAGCGGTACGAATCACGGTTGCAACGCTGCAAGCAACAACATTAAACCGACAAACACAGCTAAGAGCATTGAAACTACTAGTAGTACGGTTCCGAAGTCGACTGTTGCCAATGGTGGTAGTGGTTCCCATTCGACTGTACCCGGTGGTAGTGCTTCAACGTCAAGTGTGAAATCAACCGTCAGCAGTCCGGCAAAGGCTATGCTGAATCAAGCAACCAATACTCCATCCAAACCTCCAACTCTCCAGCAACAAGCTGctacgaaaactaaccaattgGGAATGCCTTCCAAAGCTACAACGGTTGGGGCAAATTCTTCTGTAGTAGCCGCAAATGTCACTGGGAAAGTTAATACTAAGGCAACCAGTACTCAGGTTGTAGCTACTGCTGCTACGGGAGGAACAACTTTGACACCACCAGTGGCAACCCCCTCTACGAGTACTAGTGGCAGCAATCCACACGTTATCCAGTCCAAGGAGGAGCACAAGAAGACTTGTCACCGTGGTGGTGCGAACGGAAGCGAAAAGGGAGACGGTTCCTGTGTTTGTTACTATTGTACTCTCTTCGGGCAAAGTGTTTGTTTG GAATGTAATCACAACCAGCGAACGAACGAAACTCGCGATCGATTGCGAAAGAAAATAAAGCAGTTACAAAGTAACAAAGACAATCAGCAGCTTAAATCGTTGAAtctgaaaaacatcaaaattccTCCGGGTGGTCTGCTGAAGAAAATCAACACAAACAAGAGTAACTCGACGAATGTGGtcacgaacaacaacaacggggCCGCTAATGGTTCCAGCGCAACAGTTCCTACGATCACAAAGGAGTCGATCACGTCCAAGGTAGAAGCAATGAGAAATAGCAACCAGAAGATGCCTTCGATAAACCCGTCGGTGACTGGTGGGCTGGCAGCAGCTAACGCAAAAATTCCAATGGTGTCCGCTCCCTTATCAGTGGCGAAAGGCAGTTTACCCGGTGCTAAGggtgctgctagcggaaaagaTGCCGTTCAGCATTTATCATCACAACAGCAACATCAAAAATCTGCTGCAAATGGTGTGGAGACACTAAAGAACCCTCCGCCTCCGCCCATGATTGAGGAAAAATCGCTTGACGATATCCTACGGTTTATCGAaggcgatgatgacgatgacaAGAGCTCAAATAACAAGAAAGCAACCAAAAAAGTCAAGCAGAAGCAAAAGAAGCAGGAGCTAAAGAAAATCACTGAACTTGGAGAGCTAAGCCAAAAATTTTCCGAATTTCATCTGGAAGAACAAAAGGCTCAGAAAAGGCTACAGTTCCAGCAAAATCTGAAAAAGAAAGACAAAAAACAGTTGCTGGAAGATATCAAAGCGTTCGAGGCGAAAAAGGTGCAGCTGCAGACAGACATCAGTAGTCTTGTGTCGAGCATCAAGGACAATAATCCTGAGTTTAATTTCAAACTTGATGGTAGCACAGATCAAAGCGGTGAAAGCGCATCGGTTTCGAAGGGGAAACACGAACAACAAGCTGTAAAACAGTCGAAGTCAGTCCCTTCAACGGTTGATAAACCACAGCAGATgcctgccaagttgcaacagaACATAAATCTTCTACAGCAACAAAAGCAACGTCAACAACAGCAGCTTATCCAACAGCATCAGAAATCGCCACAACATCCGCAACAACCGCAGCAACAACATTCTCAAGACAATGTCAGCATAGATTCCACACGTAGGATGGTAACCATAAAGCGAACTTTTCTACCACATGCAGAGCCACAGGTTACCGTGACCGCGAAGGGACCTTCTCCGGATAAGGATCAGCTGCTATATACATTTATTAACGGACAGTTAGTGCCTCCAGAACCAGTTACTACGTCAACCAGTGGCAAAGGAAATGTTTCGCAAACGGCAggaaaaaaacagcaacaacaagAGATACAAAATCAACTCAACCGAATGAAGATGAAGATGGCGTTCAATGATGCTAAGCAGATCAGTGATATGATTGTAAAAAGTCAATTTACGAACGACACCGACGTTTGGATTACAGAACGATTGCTGAAGCTTAGTCTGAAAGAACAgtcccagcagcagcagtcgaTGCGGGAAATTGACGAACTGATGCAGAAGATACAACAGCAACAAAATGGTAACGCAGATAGGAAAAAGAATACAGAAGATATTGTCTTGCTGACCAACAGGCTGTCCGAAAAGCTGGCACAGATTAGAAGCAAGGCGAAGAGTTCAGTGAGTGAAGCACAAGCGAAAGCTGCATCTCAAATGTTGCAGAAGATTGTGCAGAAACTAGAAGTCGAATCAACCGGAGCAAGTGGTACGGACAGCGAGAGctcaaagaaaaagaaaaagaagaaaaaacaggATAAGGTCGCGGATGAGTTAGATGAGATCGATAAAATAGTTGCTTGGCTAGATGAGCTTCAAGTTGGCACAGAACAGAAGAAAGTCGACAAAAAGCAACCGGTGGAGAAGGCTTTGGGTAAGGTTTTAAATCGCAAGCTCAGTAAAGAATCAATAAGCTCGAGTGGCAGTGCTCAGAAAGCTAAAGATACGAAAGATCTGAAAGCGAAAACAAAACCTAAGCCTGAAGAGGGTAAAGAACAATTGAAGAAAGAGAAGGAAGTACTCCCAAAGAAATCATTGCCTCGCAAAAAAAGTGAGGTTTACATCGATCCGGAGTTTGACAATAACGCATTCAAGTTACTAAATTTGGACGACACCGAATCGGCAGATGAGGAAGATGAATTACAGGAAGTTGAAGCAGCTCAACCGGTTATTAAAGAACGGCCGAAGTCACCATTAAGGCCATTAACGCCACCCTCACCGAAAATTGAAGTGCCGAAACGGCCACCAACGCCCCCAGATCCAATACAGCCAGTTGTAGTTAGTAGCAAAAAAGCTACTAAAAAGAAGAACGAAAAACTGAAGGAGCTGCCCAAAGTTCAACCTGCAACTTTGATCAAGGATGGTAAACAGATCAAAAACAAGGAAAATCTTGCACCACCAACCGTGCAATCTGTTTCGAGAAATTCCAGAAACAACACCGGAAACGCAACGAATGTTCAACAACCTAATGGTAAAAAACCTGCCGCTGCCGTTTCTGTTGCAGTAGTTCAACCTCCAGACAAATTAGGACAGGACAATCCGGCTCTCTCTAAACGCAAAAAGAAGCTCCAACAAAAGCAACAAGAACAGCAGCATTCCAAGGGGAATACACAGCCTAAACAGCAAAAGAAACAGCCACAACAGCCGCAAACTAATTCAAGTAATGTTCGACAGATTgacaaaacaatcaaaactgctGATCGTTTGGTCAAGTCTTCTAACGATCGACGGTCGAAGGTTAATATTGGTGCTGATACTACATTGGAATTGATAGGTGAATCAGTTACGACTCCGCCGACCCAGTCAACGGGTCGAGGAAGTGGCCTGCCGACGAAGATTCCGAATACTTTTCCACCGGGCGACACCTCGTTCGGGGCAAGCATTATGGATCAGTTGAGTCGAGGTATACGCGTTGAAGGGCTACAGCTGCCTCCTGGTATTACCCTAACGCGTGTAGATGCAGCTCAGGCTGAAGCCATCAAAGCCAAGCGTGAATCGATCAAGAAAATTTGTGAGCCAATGCAAACGGTACAATCAGAACCGCCAGTTCCTCCAGTTTCGTCTCAGATAATGATGGGAGTTCCCGGCGGTGTTGTACCAGGGATGCTTATGATGAACCCAATGATGGCACAGCCAAACGCTCCCGGCAAAGATGCTGTCATTATGGTCGAAACCCATAAACTAAAAAGTAATTCCGTTGGTGACAATGAGAAAAAGCCGAGTAAGAGAAACAAACGAAAgaatagaaacaaaaacaaGCAGGATGCATCGAAAGATGGTCAGTCGCGCTCGGAGGGtggtaaaaattctaaaaataactTTGTTACCCTACGGAATCCGATGTTTCAAGGTGCTCCCCAGCGGGGTGGTGCTGCTCCAAATGACCCGACGGCAGCAGGTGCCCGCTCTACCCTAGGGTATGACCAACCGGCAACCATTTTTAAGAATGACAACGGAATGTTTACCATACGTAATCCGGCTTTGCATCAGGCTTTATCTGGAGGTGTGCCACCTTCAACCAGTGGGTTCAGACCATTCAACACCAACTACCTGGTGGAGAACGGAATCTTTCCTCCAACCGGTGCGACTAATGCCGCAACGGCTAACTatttccagcagcagcagcagcatcaacaacagcagcaacagcttGCCGGTAACCTGATGCCAACGGTAGCTTCGAGTAATTCG AACGCATTTTCAGCAGCAGTGGAACCACCACGCAAGTATAGCTCCGCAATTGGCAGTGAAATGAAAAATGCTCAAAAGCAGAAGCaacagcatcagcagcagcaacagcatcaTCCACACCCGCTTCACAGCTCGTGGCAGCAGTTGAACGGTTCAGTTCCGTCGCAAACCGCCGATTCGTATAACCCGCTCTCATTGGGACCGAATCCGAATCCACGATGTTATTCACCCTTCGAAAGTTTGCAGTATGGGTTAACAGGAAGCCAGGATTACATGAATCCACAAAGCCCATCAGCTGGCTTTTTCCCGCTCAGTTCTCCTTCAACTATGAGTGCAATCGGATCCGAGCGGTCACAAGCAAGAGCACATGCGGCCGCTGTCATGTCTTCTACCGCCAATAATCCTAGTTGTCGAAGGCTTTTTGGTGCTCCGAGCGGTGCACCGATTGGTGGCAGCTGTGCTAATACACATTGCTGTGACGATTCGTCGGGATCGTTTTACGATGGAATGGGCAGCGGTTGTTCTCCCTCAAACCACAAATATGATGACTTGTCTTTTTTGCAAAATCTGCAACCCGGTCAAAGGTTGAATAGTGAG GTAACGATTCACAATATTAACGAATCAAAGTTTCTACGGCAACAGGGGCAGAACTTGACCAACGACATCGAGATTACACGAATACCTGCACCAGGTACTTCCGTCTCATCATCTGGTTATAGTCATCCGCCACAGCCACAAACTTTACCGCATACACTGCTGATGTCGCCAGTCGGTTCCACCATCAGTAGCGATGCGACACCAGCAATGTCGACAGTTTCTTCGATCGCCGGTGGAACGCCGGTGGGTGCAACAAATGCAGCCCAAGCGGCCAATCTGCTTGCACTGAACGATATCGAAACTACCCTATTTCTGCAAAAATACCATCAACAGCAATTACAGCTTCAGCAGCAGCTTCAACAGCAAATGCAGCAACTTCAGCTGCAACCCCTCAGccggcagcaacagcagcagctgaTTGGAGAATATGGAG